Proteins from a genomic interval of Thermoflexus sp.:
- a CDS encoding DUF169 domain-containing protein, whose protein sequence is MPDRLQRLQEALQAHVRPATFPVAIRMIAPGEPWPEKTRFPKRDFGQQIAICQGFAIARHYGWIIGMRGEDLSCPLAKVVWGFEPMLDYYLNGMTCAGMYTETPAAGAVSEAQVDKWQYRQWEGVVAAPLHRTAFEPHVILIYGNSAQVMRLVVARLWKTGGRLTSSFSGRIDCADAVITTMKTDECQVILPCYGDRVFGQAQDDEMAFTIPNSKIEWIIEGLEGTHKGGIRYPIPKFLRYTGIYPDHYMEMERQWREGKETTTPD, encoded by the coding sequence ATGCCGGACAGGCTTCAACGCCTGCAGGAGGCCCTTCAGGCTCACGTGCGCCCGGCCACCTTCCCGGTGGCGATCCGCATGATCGCCCCAGGGGAGCCATGGCCGGAGAAGACCCGCTTTCCCAAACGGGATTTCGGACAACAGATCGCCATCTGTCAGGGCTTCGCCATCGCCCGCCATTACGGATGGATCATCGGGATGCGAGGGGAGGATCTCTCCTGCCCCCTCGCGAAAGTGGTGTGGGGCTTCGAGCCCATGCTGGACTACTACCTCAACGGCATGACGTGCGCCGGGATGTATACCGAGACCCCGGCCGCCGGGGCGGTGAGCGAAGCTCAGGTCGATAAATGGCAATACCGTCAATGGGAAGGCGTCGTCGCCGCTCCCCTCCACCGAACCGCCTTTGAACCCCACGTCATCCTCATTTACGGGAACTCCGCCCAGGTGATGCGCTTGGTCGTGGCCCGCCTCTGGAAGACCGGAGGGCGTCTGACCTCCTCTTTCTCCGGGCGCATCGATTGCGCCGACGCGGTGATCACCACGATGAAGACCGATGAATGCCAGGTCATCCTCCCCTGCTACGGCGATCGGGTGTTCGGCCAGGCCCAGGACGATGAGATGGCTTTCACCATCCCGAACAGCAAAATCGAGTGGATCATCGAGGGGCTGGAGGGCACCCACAAGGGCGGCATCCGCTACCCCATCCCCAAGTTCCTCCGCTACACCGGGATCTACCCCGATCATTATATGGAAATGGAACGCCAGTGGAGGGAAGGGAAGGAAACCACCACGCCGGATTGA
- a CDS encoding DUF6883 domain-containing protein — protein sequence MPLPNAENAYFPLSKITRYLLSETHSVGRAKARFFRALGFNERHPELLQEALLEVAREGLVRGILETPYGSKYVVDGQLRTPKGELVWIRTIWIVEAGQDQPRLVTAYP from the coding sequence ATGCCGCTCCCGAATGCCGAAAACGCCTACTTCCCTTTGTCCAAGATCACTCGATATCTGCTGTCGGAAACACACAGCGTCGGCAGGGCAAAGGCCAGGTTCTTCCGTGCCCTTGGGTTCAATGAAAGACACCCAGAGCTTCTGCAGGAGGCGCTCCTGGAAGTTGCTCGGGAGGGCCTCGTGAGAGGCATCCTTGAGACGCCATACGGCAGCAAATATGTCGTGGATGGTCAGCTGCGGACACCAAAAGGGGAATTGGTGTGGATTCGAACGATATGGATTGTGGAAGCGGGTCAAGATCAGCCGCGGCTGGTTACCGCCTATCCTTGA
- a CDS encoding DUF4926 domain-containing protein, which produces MIRELDSVVLMRDLPEHGLRAGDVGVVVHVYGEGIGFEVEFVTGDGKTVAVVTLSRDEVRPIGKEEILHVRTLTST; this is translated from the coding sequence ATGATCCGAGAACTAGACAGTGTGGTACTGATGCGGGATCTGCCGGAGCACGGCTTACGGGCTGGAGATGTAGGAGTCGTGGTGCACGTTTACGGGGAGGGGATCGGATTCGAGGTGGAGTTCGTGACGGGCGACGGGAAGACGGTGGCGGTGGTTACCCTGAGCCGGGATGAGGTTCGGCCGATCGGAAAGGAGGAGATCCTGCACGTGCGGACCCTGACCTCCACCTAA